The proteins below come from a single Pseudomonas sp. MYb118 genomic window:
- a CDS encoding efflux RND transporter permease subunit, with protein MNISKFFIDRPIFACVISALILLAGIVSAFNMPVSEYPQVIPPSVVVHAQYPGANAKTIAETVAAPLEQSINGVQDMLYMDSKASGDGHLYLTVTFKLGTDPDRAQQFVQTRVSQAQARLPEDVQRLGVTAIKNSPIITIAVHMVSPKGTYDNNYVSNYAILHVKDRLARISGVGEVSIWGPGGYAMRVWLDPAALAERGLSASDVASAIRRQNIQAAVGTIGSAPTPADTAFQLNINADGRLKTPEEFKGIVIKSDARGAITRLGDVARVELGAEDYGIRATLDNAPAVAVTVQEAPGANSLEISREVHRAMQELEQDFPEDLVYRVVYEPSRAVQNGIDAVIETLLESVALVVLVVFLFLQTWRASIIPLLAVPISIIGTFTFLLLAGYSINTLSLFGLVVAIGIVVDDAIVVVENVERNIARGLNPREATYQAMREVSGPIIAIALTLSAVFLPLAFLSGLTGEFYKQFAVTIAISTLISAVNSLTLSPALSALLLKGHGDAPDAVTRVTQKLFGGFFERFNRAFGRASEGYGSGIGKLIRHKGGMLVVYAGLLAATWWLTGHVPGGFVPAQDKEYLVSLAQLPEGSTLDRTEATMNRMNEIALRHPAVMGTSSYSGLSINAVTKSSSTALSFVLLKPFNERKGISANQVAADLAREFASIGHAFTGIFPPPPVYGLGTLGGFKLQIEDRADAGYEELYRATQAFIKKASEAPELGPLFSTYTVNVPQLKVDIDRARAQQLGVDTPAVLNTLQAFLGSYYVNDFNFLGRVYQVRMQADSEFRSKPDDIGQLHVRSESGQMVPIASVATISQTYGPDQVVRYNGFTAADVSGSPAPGYSSDQAMATIQRIAAQTLPAGMSYEWTDLTYQQIIAGNTAVWILPLCVLLVFFVLAAQYESLTLPLAIILIIPMSIFSALLGVWLTQGDNNIFTQIGLIVLVGLASKNAILIVEFARELEMAGKSTVAAVIEACRLRLRPILMTSMAFIMGVIPLVASTGAGAEMRQAMGISVFFGMIGVTLFGLFLTPLFYVVVRKLSGARALHSATHHDAPSLAPHAVESSEGQV; from the coding sequence GTGAACATCTCGAAGTTTTTCATCGACCGGCCGATCTTCGCCTGTGTGATTTCCGCGCTGATCCTGCTTGCGGGGATCGTCTCGGCGTTCAACATGCCGGTTTCGGAATACCCGCAGGTCATTCCACCGTCGGTGGTGGTGCATGCGCAGTACCCCGGCGCCAACGCCAAGACCATCGCCGAGACCGTTGCAGCGCCGCTGGAGCAGTCGATCAACGGCGTGCAAGACATGCTCTACATGGACTCCAAGGCCAGCGGCGATGGCCACCTCTACCTGACGGTGACCTTCAAGCTCGGCACCGACCCGGACCGCGCGCAGCAATTCGTGCAGACCCGCGTCTCGCAGGCCCAGGCGCGCCTGCCGGAAGACGTGCAGCGCCTGGGCGTCACGGCCATCAAGAACTCGCCGATCATTACCATCGCCGTGCACATGGTTTCGCCCAAGGGCACCTATGACAACAACTACGTCAGCAACTACGCGATCCTGCATGTGAAGGATCGCCTCGCGCGGATTTCCGGGGTCGGGGAGGTGTCGATCTGGGGGCCGGGCGGTTACGCCATGCGCGTCTGGCTGGACCCGGCCGCCCTGGCCGAGCGCGGGCTGAGCGCCAGTGATGTGGCCAGCGCGATCCGTCGCCAGAACATCCAGGCCGCGGTGGGGACCATCGGCAGTGCGCCGACGCCGGCAGATACCGCCTTCCAGCTCAACATCAACGCCGATGGCCGCCTCAAGACGCCGGAAGAGTTCAAGGGCATCGTCATCAAGTCCGACGCCCGTGGCGCGATCACGCGCCTGGGTGACGTGGCCCGCGTGGAGCTGGGCGCCGAAGACTATGGCATCCGCGCCACCCTGGATAACGCACCCGCCGTGGCGGTCACCGTGCAGGAGGCGCCGGGCGCCAACTCGCTGGAGATCTCACGCGAGGTGCATCGCGCCATGCAGGAACTGGAGCAGGACTTCCCCGAAGATCTGGTTTATCGCGTGGTCTACGAGCCCAGCCGTGCGGTGCAGAACGGCATTGATGCGGTCATCGAAACCTTGCTGGAGTCCGTGGCGCTGGTGGTGCTGGTGGTGTTCCTGTTCCTGCAGACCTGGCGCGCGTCGATCATTCCACTGCTGGCGGTGCCGATTTCGATCATCGGTACGTTCACCTTCCTGCTGCTGGCGGGCTACTCGATCAACACCCTGTCGTTGTTCGGCCTGGTGGTGGCCATCGGTATCGTGGTCGACGATGCCATCGTGGTCGTCGAGAACGTCGAGCGCAACATCGCCCGAGGCCTGAACCCGCGTGAGGCGACCTACCAGGCCATGCGCGAAGTCAGCGGCCCGATCATCGCCATCGCCCTGACACTGTCCGCCGTGTTCCTGCCGCTGGCGTTTCTCAGCGGCTTGACCGGGGAGTTCTACAAGCAGTTCGCGGTGACGATCGCCATCTCCACGCTGATCTCGGCAGTCAACTCGCTGACACTCTCGCCAGCGCTCTCGGCCTTGCTGCTCAAGGGCCATGGCGATGCACCCGACGCGGTGACCCGAGTGACGCAAAAGTTGTTCGGAGGATTCTTCGAGCGCTTCAATCGCGCGTTCGGGCGTGCCTCCGAAGGGTACGGTTCGGGTATCGGCAAACTCATCAGGCACAAAGGCGGCATGCTGGTGGTGTACGCAGGATTGCTGGCGGCGACCTGGTGGCTCACCGGGCATGTGCCGGGCGGTTTCGTGCCGGCCCAGGACAAAGAATACCTGGTCAGCCTGGCGCAGTTGCCCGAGGGTTCGACCCTGGATCGCACCGAAGCGACCATGAACCGGATGAACGAGATCGCCCTCAGGCATCCGGCCGTGATGGGCACTTCGAGCTACAGCGGCCTGTCGATCAACGCCGTGACCAAGAGTTCGAGCACGGCGCTGAGTTTTGTCCTGCTCAAGCCGTTCAACGAACGCAAGGGCATCAGTGCCAACCAGGTGGCGGCCGACCTGGCCCGTGAGTTTGCCAGCATCGGTCATGCCTTCACCGGTATTTTCCCGCCGCCACCGGTGTATGGCCTGGGCACCCTGGGCGGCTTCAAGCTGCAGATCGAAGATCGCGCGGACGCCGGATACGAAGAGCTGTACCGCGCGACCCAGGCGTTCATCAAGAAGGCGTCCGAGGCACCGGAACTCGGACCGCTGTTCTCCACTTACACGGTCAACGTGCCGCAACTGAAAGTCGACATCGACCGGGCCAGGGCGCAGCAACTGGGCGTGGACACGCCGGCGGTCCTCAACACCCTGCAAGCGTTCCTGGGCTCTTACTACGTCAACGACTTCAACTTCCTTGGTCGCGTGTATCAGGTGCGCATGCAGGCCGACAGTGAGTTCCGCTCCAAGCCGGACGACATCGGCCAACTGCACGTGCGCAGCGAGTCGGGGCAGATGGTGCCGATCGCCTCTGTGGCGACGATCAGCCAGACCTACGGCCCGGACCAGGTGGTGCGTTACAACGGTTTCACCGCAGCGGATGTCAGCGGCAGCCCGGCGCCCGGCTACTCGTCGGACCAGGCGATGGCGACGATCCAGCGCATCGCCGCACAAACCCTGCCTGCCGGCATGAGCTACGAGTGGACGGACCTGACCTACCAGCAAATCATCGCCGGCAATACGGCCGTGTGGATCCTGCCGCTGTGCGTGCTGCTGGTGTTCTTCGTGCTGGCGGCCCAGTACGAGAGCCTGACGCTGCCACTGGCGATCATTCTGATCATTCCGATGAGCATCTTTTCCGCGCTGCTCGGGGTCTGGCTGACCCAGGGCGACAACAACATCTTCACCCAGATCGGCCTCATCGTGCTCGTCGGCCTGGCGTCGAAAAACGCCATCCTGATCGTCGAGTTCGCCCGGGAACTGGAGATGGCGGGCAAGTCCACGGTGGCAGCGGTGATCGAGGCCTGTCGCCTGCGCCTGCGGCCGATCCTGATGACTTCGATGGCCTTCATCATGGGCGTGATTCCGCTGGTGGCCTCCACCGGTGCCGGGGCGGAAATGCGCCAGGCCATGGGCATCTCGGTGTTCTTCGGCATGATCGGCGTGACGCTGTTCGGTTTGTTCCTGACGCCGCTGTTCTACGTGGTGGTGCGCAAGTTGAGCGGTGCCCGGGCGCTGCACTCCGCCACGCATCACGACGCACCCTCGCTCGCGCCTCATGCTGTTGAATCGTCGGAGGGCCAGGTATGA
- a CDS encoding NADH:flavin oxidoreductase, whose product MSVSDLFKPLELLHGPAMRNRFMLAPLTNQQSEHDGRASEFDQHWIEQLAQGGYGLIQTCATHVEASGIGFERQLGIFCDEHLAGLTAMASAIRQGGGLSAVQLHHAGHRANPLIGGIPAPASHYTVPGVRALTTEEVERIRDNFIAGAVRAEQAGFDGVAIHGAFGWILSEFLSPLFNDRTDKYGGSLENRARLTLEVIEGIRRRCGPAFQIGWRLSVERYGLLLEELREVTADILQRELIDYLDLALWDSAQIVQDGTFKGQSMLSVFTRLDRGGVKLGTAGKIMGAQRAAQLLEEGCDFVLIGRAGILQRDFPLQVQANPHYDSPKLPVTAQYLRSGGMSERFINHMRGWQSFVVRGSL is encoded by the coding sequence ATGTCCGTTTCCGATCTGTTCAAACCCCTGGAGCTGCTGCATGGCCCAGCCATGCGCAACCGTTTCATGCTCGCACCGCTGACCAATCAGCAAAGCGAACACGATGGACGTGCGTCCGAATTCGACCAGCACTGGATCGAGCAACTGGCACAAGGCGGCTACGGCTTGATCCAGACCTGTGCCACCCACGTCGAGGCCAGCGGCATAGGCTTCGAACGGCAGTTGGGCATTTTCTGTGATGAACACCTGGCGGGCCTGACTGCCATGGCGTCGGCGATTCGCCAGGGCGGTGGTTTATCTGCGGTGCAATTGCACCATGCCGGGCACCGCGCCAATCCGCTGATTGGCGGCATTCCCGCACCGGCTTCCCACTACACGGTACCGGGCGTGCGGGCGTTGACCACCGAAGAAGTCGAGCGCATTCGTGACAACTTCATCGCCGGTGCAGTGCGCGCGGAGCAGGCCGGCTTCGATGGTGTCGCTATCCATGGTGCGTTCGGCTGGATTCTCTCGGAGTTCCTGTCGCCGCTGTTCAACGACCGCACGGACAAATATGGCGGCAGCCTGGAAAACCGCGCTCGCCTCACCCTGGAGGTGATCGAAGGCATCCGCAGGCGCTGTGGTCCGGCGTTCCAGATCGGTTGGCGCCTGTCGGTCGAGCGTTATGGGCTGCTCCTGGAGGAACTGCGCGAGGTCACCGCCGATATCCTTCAGCGCGAACTGATCGACTACCTTGATCTGGCACTGTGGGATTCGGCGCAGATCGTTCAGGACGGGACGTTCAAGGGGCAGAGCATGCTCAGCGTTTTCACCCGCCTTGACCGGGGTGGCGTGAAGCTGGGGACGGCAGGCAAGATCATGGGCGCCCAGCGTGCGGCGCAGCTGCTGGAGGAGGGCTGCGATTTCGTCCTGATTGGCCGTGCCGGCATTCTGCAGCGCGATTTTCCGCTGCAGGTTCAGGCCAATCCGCACTACGACAGCCCGAAACTTCCGGTGACGGCGCAGTATTTACGCTCGGGCGGCATGAGTGAGCGCTTTATCAATCACATGCGTGGATGGCAAAGTTTCGTGGTCCGAGGGAGCCTGTGA
- the gstA gene encoding glutathione transferase GstA: MKLYFSPGSCGLSPQIALREAGLAFDLIKVDFNTKQTVEGDYFEVTPKGFVPALKLDDGQVLTEGAVILQWIADKFPERNLLPASGTRERYKALEWLNYIATDLHKGMAVMFSSFIDDASKRHFAQGNLAERFQYIEEHLAGNDYLLGEKFSLADGYLYNVLSWPPRVNIDISHYSAIQTFMARMERRPSVHAAIEAEQSFA; the protein is encoded by the coding sequence ATGAAGTTGTATTTTTCGCCCGGTTCCTGCGGGCTGTCGCCACAAATCGCCCTGCGCGAAGCCGGGCTGGCCTTCGACCTGATCAAGGTGGATTTCAATACCAAGCAGACCGTCGAAGGCGACTATTTCGAGGTGACGCCGAAGGGCTTTGTCCCGGCCCTGAAACTCGATGACGGCCAGGTCCTGACGGAAGGCGCGGTCATCCTGCAATGGATCGCCGACAAGTTCCCGGAGCGCAATCTGCTGCCAGCCTCGGGCACCCGCGAACGCTACAAGGCGCTGGAGTGGCTGAACTACATCGCCACCGATCTGCACAAGGGCATGGCGGTGATGTTTTCATCGTTCATCGACGACGCCTCGAAGCGGCATTTTGCACAGGGCAACCTGGCCGAACGCTTCCAATACATCGAAGAACATCTGGCGGGCAATGACTACCTGCTGGGCGAGAAATTCTCCCTGGCCGATGGCTACCTGTACAACGTCCTGTCCTGGCCGCCACGGGTGAACATCGACATTTCCCACTACAGCGCCATCCAGACGTTCATGGCGCGCATGGAACGCCGTCCCAGCGTCCACGCCGCCATCGAAGCCGAACAATCGTTCGCCTGA
- a CDS encoding TonB-dependent receptor: MPSRCSPSYRRLTPLAAALLMASPVFAAEPLELQPQVVTGNPLGSQSLASPSTVLSGDELTLQTRGSLGETLNKQPGVSSSYFGPGSSRPIIRGLDGDRIRILRNGVGALDASSLSYDHAVPLDPVNVDRIEIVRGPAALLYGGSAIGGVVNTFDNRIPTEAIEGIHGAGELRYGGADTTRSSAGKLEAGDGAFALHLDASAREFNDLKIPGYARTSRERAGDDEGRKHRLANSDGRQDGGAVGGSYTWDDGYAGLSYSNYDSNYGSPAEDDVRIRMQQDHYAFASEIRNLDGPFSSIKLDAGYTDYEHREIEDGEVGTTFKNKGYEARVEARHQPLGPLNGVVGVQVSRNEFSALGEEAFVPQTDTDAGALFVLEELQATDKLLLSLGGRLEHTRVDPDAKGNERFVGADRSSSFTAGSLSSGAVYTLTPIWSIAATLGYTERAPTFYELYANGAHVATGTFEVGDAGLSKEKAVSSDLALRFDNGTHKGSVGVFYSHFSNYIGLLGTGRTLNEEGEEDADGIPEYAYTGVRARFSGIEAQDRWALGEGAYGQFALELSGDYTRAKNLDTGEDLPRIAPLRLNSGLVWNLDRWQARIDVEHASSQHRVPANESSTDGYTTLGANVGYHFDVGQSKWLAFVDAQNLTNQTVRYASSILRDIAPAEGRSVQVGLRTTF; the protein is encoded by the coding sequence ATGCCTTCCCGCTGTTCGCCGAGTTACCGACGCCTGACGCCTTTGGCTGCTGCGTTGCTCATGGCTTCGCCCGTGTTTGCCGCTGAACCTCTGGAGCTGCAACCGCAAGTCGTCACGGGCAACCCGCTCGGAAGTCAGTCCCTCGCATCCCCTTCGACGGTGCTCAGCGGTGACGAATTGACCCTGCAAACCAGAGGCAGCCTGGGCGAAACCCTGAACAAACAGCCTGGCGTATCGTCCAGCTACTTCGGCCCGGGTTCGAGTCGTCCGATCATTCGCGGGCTGGATGGCGATCGCATTCGCATCCTGCGCAATGGTGTGGGGGCACTGGATGCTTCCTCGCTGTCTTATGACCACGCGGTGCCGCTGGACCCGGTCAACGTCGATCGAATCGAAATCGTGCGTGGCCCCGCGGCCCTGCTGTATGGGGGGAGCGCCATCGGTGGGGTGGTCAATACCTTCGATAACCGCATCCCGACCGAGGCGATCGAAGGCATTCACGGCGCGGGAGAGTTGCGCTACGGCGGTGCCGACACCACCCGCAGCAGCGCCGGCAAGCTCGAGGCCGGCGACGGTGCATTTGCCTTGCACCTGGATGCCAGTGCCCGTGAATTCAATGACCTGAAAATCCCCGGTTACGCCAGGACCAGCCGTGAGCGGGCCGGGGATGACGAGGGGCGCAAGCACCGACTGGCCAACAGCGACGGGCGCCAGGACGGCGGTGCCGTGGGTGGCTCCTACACCTGGGATGATGGTTACGCCGGGCTGTCGTACAGCAACTATGACTCCAACTATGGCTCACCGGCCGAGGACGATGTGCGTATCCGCATGCAGCAGGATCACTATGCGTTCGCCTCGGAAATTCGCAACCTGGACGGGCCGTTCAGTTCGATCAAGCTCGACGCCGGATACACCGATTACGAGCACCGCGAAATCGAGGACGGCGAGGTCGGTACGACCTTCAAGAACAAGGGCTACGAAGCGCGGGTGGAAGCTCGCCACCAGCCGCTCGGTCCGTTGAATGGCGTGGTCGGCGTGCAGGTCAGCCGCAACGAGTTCTCGGCGCTGGGCGAAGAGGCATTCGTGCCACAAACGGATACCGATGCCGGGGCCCTGTTCGTGCTGGAAGAACTGCAAGCCACCGACAAACTGTTGTTGAGCCTGGGCGGGCGCCTCGAGCATACCCGTGTCGACCCGGACGCCAAGGGCAACGAGCGTTTCGTCGGCGCCGATCGGTCCAGCAGTTTTACCGCGGGCAGCCTGTCGTCGGGCGCGGTGTATACGCTCACGCCGATCTGGTCGATTGCGGCTACCCTGGGGTACACCGAGCGCGCGCCAACGTTCTATGAGTTGTATGCCAATGGTGCGCACGTCGCGACGGGCACATTCGAAGTCGGCGATGCCGGGCTTTCCAAGGAAAAAGCAGTTTCCAGCGATCTGGCATTGCGCTTTGACAATGGCACGCACAAGGGCAGCGTGGGCGTCTTCTACAGCCACTTCTCCAACTACATCGGCCTGCTCGGCACTGGCCGGACGTTGAACGAAGAAGGCGAGGAGGATGCTGACGGTATCCCCGAATATGCCTACACGGGGGTGAGGGCACGTTTCAGCGGTATCGAAGCCCAGGATCGCTGGGCGCTCGGCGAGGGCGCCTATGGACAATTTGCCCTGGAGCTTTCGGGCGACTACACCCGCGCCAAGAACCTGGACACCGGCGAGGACCTGCCGCGTATCGCACCGCTGAGGCTGAACAGCGGGTTGGTGTGGAACCTCGATCGCTGGCAGGCACGGATCGACGTCGAGCATGCGAGTTCGCAGCACCGGGTTCCGGCCAACGAAAGCAGCACCGACGGCTACACCACGCTGGGGGCCAATGTCGGCTACCACTTTGATGTCGGCCAGAGCAAATGGCTGGCGTTCGTCGATGCACAGAACCTGACCAACCAGACCGTGCGCTATGCCAGTTCGATCCTGCGCGATATCGCACCCGCCGAGGGGCGCAGCGTTCAGGTCGGTTTGCGCACGACGTTCTAA
- the yghU gene encoding glutathione-dependent disulfide-bond oxidoreductase: MSNSPLENQPAGYLPAKVWSPKTAYGGQFASINRPVSGARFEQPLPVGKHPLQLYSQGTPNGQKITILLEELLAAGHTGAEYDAWLIDIFKGDQFGSGFVEINPNSKIPALVDHSAAPAIELFESGSIMVYLAERFGAFLPTAPQARAQTFNWLMWQMGSAPFVGGGLGHFYAYAPIKIEYAIDRYTMETKRQLHVLDTHLASHEFLAGEQYTIADMAVWPWYPGSLYGVYGTHEFLEVENYTHLLRWYKTIAARPAVARGRIVNRTSGAPGEFLRERHAATDFDLLS, from the coding sequence ATGAGCAACAGCCCTCTGGAAAACCAGCCCGCCGGCTACCTGCCCGCCAAGGTCTGGAGCCCGAAGACCGCGTACGGCGGCCAGTTCGCCAGCATCAACCGGCCGGTCTCCGGCGCGCGCTTCGAACAGCCCTTGCCGGTCGGCAAACACCCCTTGCAGCTCTACTCCCAAGGCACGCCCAACGGACAGAAGATCACCATCCTGCTGGAAGAATTGCTGGCCGCCGGGCACACCGGGGCCGAGTACGATGCCTGGCTGATCGACATCTTCAAGGGCGATCAATTCGGCAGTGGTTTCGTCGAGATCAACCCCAACTCGAAGATTCCGGCACTGGTCGATCACTCGGCAGCGCCCGCCATTGAGCTGTTCGAGAGCGGTTCGATCATGGTCTACCTGGCCGAGCGTTTCGGCGCGTTCCTGCCCACCGCTCCCCAGGCACGGGCGCAGACGTTCAACTGGCTGATGTGGCAGATGGGGTCGGCACCGTTCGTGGGGGGTGGCCTGGGCCATTTCTACGCGTATGCGCCGATCAAGATCGAGTACGCGATCGACCGCTACACCATGGAAACCAAGCGCCAGTTGCATGTGCTGGACACGCACCTGGCCAGCCACGAATTCCTCGCCGGCGAGCAATACACCATCGCCGACATGGCGGTGTGGCCGTGGTACCCCGGCAGCCTCTACGGCGTGTATGGCACCCACGAGTTCCTCGAGGTGGAGAACTACACCCACCTGCTGCGTTGGTACAAAACGATCGCCGCGCGCCCGGCCGTGGCGCGGGGGCGGATCGTCAACCGCACCTCGGGCGCGCCCGGCGAGTTCCTGCGCGAACGCCACGCCGCCACAGATTTTGACCTGTTGTCCTGA
- a CDS encoding LysR substrate-binding domain-containing protein, with product MLNKFLAMEVFVQVVDAGGFTRAAEHMKLPKATVSTLIQSLETSLAVKLLNRSTRHVSVTADGAAYYARCVMILSQVRDAEDSLSQTRLSPSGRLRVDAPTGLASAVIIPALPDFFARYPDIRLELGCSDRQVDLVEEGVDCAIRGDRRLPDSRLIARRVGAMGYVTCASPAYLERHGVPRHPNDLVQHRCVNYFASRTGKMFDWYFTRDGERVQVTLASHIALSDSYAYTAAGLNGLGIVQMADFLMAPMIEDGRLVSVLGDWTNEPLPIHVVYPENRYLSAKVRVFVEWVTQLFAHHPTLA from the coding sequence GTGTTGAATAAATTCCTGGCGATGGAAGTGTTCGTGCAGGTGGTGGATGCCGGCGGGTTCACCCGTGCGGCCGAGCACATGAAGTTGCCCAAGGCGACGGTGTCCACCTTGATCCAGTCGCTGGAAACCTCATTGGCGGTCAAGCTGCTCAATCGCAGCACCCGCCATGTCAGCGTCACGGCTGACGGCGCGGCGTACTACGCACGCTGCGTGATGATCCTGTCGCAGGTGCGCGATGCCGAGGATTCGCTGTCGCAGACCCGCCTGAGTCCCTCCGGTCGCCTGCGTGTCGACGCGCCGACCGGCCTGGCCAGCGCGGTGATCATCCCGGCGCTGCCGGATTTTTTTGCGCGCTACCCCGACATTCGCCTGGAGCTGGGTTGCAGCGACCGTCAGGTGGATCTGGTGGAAGAGGGTGTGGATTGCGCCATTCGCGGCGACCGTCGCTTGCCCGATTCGCGGCTGATCGCGCGCCGCGTCGGCGCCATGGGTTACGTGACCTGTGCCTCACCAGCCTATCTGGAGCGCCACGGCGTACCCCGGCACCCCAACGATCTGGTGCAGCATCGCTGCGTCAATTACTTCGCATCGCGTACGGGGAAGATGTTCGACTGGTATTTCACCCGGGACGGCGAGCGCGTCCAGGTGACCCTGGCCAGCCATATCGCCTTGAGCGACAGTTATGCCTACACGGCGGCGGGGCTTAATGGACTGGGCATCGTGCAGATGGCCGACTTCCTGATGGCGCCGATGATCGAGGACGGGCGGCTGGTGTCGGTGCTGGGTGACTGGACCAATGAGCCGCTGCCGATCCACGTGGTGTACCCGGAAAACCGCTACCTGTCGGCCAAGGTGCGGGTGTTTGTCGAATGGGTCACGCAGCTGTTTGCCCATCACCCGACCCTGGCTTAG
- a CDS encoding efflux transporter outer membrane subunit has protein sequence MTGQTPMRLSLNAIAVAIAAWLLSGCSLTPVEQRPDMALPAQFVEADERAIEPLQASEAIGRWQPAEPADQQKPSPWWTVLGDPVLMRLEEQALAANPDVSLAMARLKQARALTSRSESARWPDVNAGFGPTRQRTSAAADGEGDGVPGTTQTLWRAQATVAYEVDLFGRVSASVAAARADAAQQQALAHQMLLLVQADVATTYFSLRQLEGEQRLLQETVKLREDAASLLERKLGDGAVPSHVVDQARTELFSARAEQLAVAQQLALTSHALATLLGKPPAAFSLEARPLESVTVKLPPGVPSTLLERRPDIAAAERAMAAENARIGVAKAAFFPSLSLTGALGYESNDLGHLADWSQRTFLLGPLVGTALSLPVFDGGRRKADISRARTVYEQRVAEYRKTVLQAFREVEDSLASLRTLDQRIVHQRGAQDSSARVAQSAQARFDEGDVDYLEVVDAQRTLLRSRQSLIQSEGARARATVDLVRALGGGWEVAGAEALAVSH, from the coding sequence ATGACCGGTCAGACCCCAATGCGCCTGTCGCTCAATGCAATCGCCGTGGCAATCGCTGCGTGGCTGTTGTCGGGCTGCTCGCTGACGCCCGTTGAGCAACGACCTGATATGGCGTTGCCGGCACAGTTTGTCGAAGCCGATGAACGTGCCATCGAACCCTTGCAAGCCAGCGAAGCCATCGGCCGTTGGCAGCCGGCAGAACCGGCGGACCAGCAGAAACCTTCGCCGTGGTGGACGGTATTGGGCGACCCGGTGCTCATGCGCCTGGAAGAGCAGGCACTGGCGGCCAACCCCGATGTCAGCCTGGCCATGGCCCGCTTAAAGCAGGCGCGTGCCTTGACGTCGCGCAGCGAATCGGCGCGTTGGCCGGACGTGAATGCGGGCTTCGGCCCGACCCGTCAGCGCACCTCAGCGGCGGCCGACGGCGAGGGCGATGGTGTCCCCGGCACCACGCAAACCCTGTGGCGTGCCCAGGCCACGGTCGCCTACGAAGTCGACCTGTTCGGCCGCGTGTCGGCAAGTGTTGCCGCCGCGCGGGCCGATGCCGCGCAGCAACAGGCGCTGGCGCATCAAATGCTGCTGCTCGTCCAGGCCGACGTGGCCACGACCTACTTCAGCCTGCGGCAGCTGGAAGGTGAGCAGCGTCTGTTGCAGGAAACCGTAAAGCTCAGAGAAGACGCAGCGTCGTTGCTGGAGCGCAAGCTGGGTGACGGCGCGGTGCCCAGTCATGTGGTCGATCAGGCCAGGACCGAGCTGTTTTCCGCTCGGGCTGAACAGTTGGCGGTGGCGCAGCAATTGGCGTTGACCTCCCACGCATTGGCGACCTTGCTGGGCAAGCCGCCGGCAGCGTTTTCGCTCGAGGCCAGACCGCTGGAAAGTGTCACGGTCAAGCTTCCCCCAGGCGTGCCTTCGACGCTGCTTGAACGCCGGCCGGATATCGCCGCCGCCGAACGGGCGATGGCCGCCGAGAATGCGCGGATCGGCGTGGCCAAGGCTGCCTTCTTCCCCTCACTGTCGCTGACCGGCGCCCTGGGTTACGAATCCAACGACCTGGGCCACCTGGCCGACTGGTCCCAGCGCACCTTCCTGCTGGGCCCGCTGGTGGGAACCGCGCTGAGTTTGCCGGTGTTCGATGGCGGGCGGCGCAAGGCCGACATCAGCCGCGCCCGCACCGTCTACGAACAGCGCGTGGCTGAGTACCGCAAGACGGTGCTCCAGGCCTTTCGCGAGGTCGAGGACTCACTGGCCTCGCTGCGCACCCTCGACCAGCGCATCGTTCACCAGCGTGGCGCGCAGGACTCGTCGGCACGGGTCGCCCAGTCGGCCCAGGCGAGGTTCGACGAAGGGGATGTCGATTACCTGGAGGTGGTCGATGCCCAGCGCACGCTGCTGCGCAGTCGCCAGTCACTGATCCAGTCCGAAGGCGCCCGTGCGCGGGCGACCGTGGACCTGGTGCGCGCGCTCGGCGGAGGCTGGGAGGTTGCTGGCGCCGAGGCGCTGGCCGTATCGCATTGA